One Dokdonia sp. Dokd-P16 genomic window carries:
- a CDS encoding methyltransferase domain-containing protein, which translates to MNKIVKRFFNKLKSVSKAIISSNSSTPNSYNPIEVYKSNGMIPWSEGYVEFKESQIVQSINSKDLIEQMQLKSLPSGYGYKLDERIVEYLWIWSNLNFNDCKILDAGSTLNFKFLVDNSVVDSNDLYIYTFAPESYSFTNKGVSYVYGDLRDIPFKKNFFDCIISQSTIEHIGMDNSIYGYDIVDDEKSEQKSYDYLKVIDEMIRVLKPNGTLLITFPYGKFENHGFFQQFDEEMLDKITEILHKSGQAEYEYFKYEKTGWSFANQEELIDYKSYNPHTGKGKGTDGAAHCRSICCIKFKKSAF; encoded by the coding sequence ATGAATAAAATAGTCAAACGTTTTTTTAATAAATTAAAATCAGTTTCAAAAGCTATTATAAGTTCCAACAGCAGTACGCCAAATTCTTACAACCCTATCGAAGTTTATAAATCAAACGGAATGATTCCATGGAGTGAAGGGTATGTTGAATTTAAAGAAAGTCAAATAGTCCAATCCATAAATAGCAAAGACTTAATTGAGCAAATGCAGCTCAAAAGTTTACCTAGTGGTTATGGCTATAAGTTGGATGAAAGAATCGTTGAGTATTTATGGATATGGTCCAATCTAAACTTTAATGATTGTAAAATATTAGACGCTGGTTCTACTCTGAATTTCAAATTTTTAGTTGACAATAGTGTTGTTGACTCTAATGATTTGTACATATATACTTTCGCTCCTGAAAGTTATTCATTTACCAATAAAGGGGTTTCTTATGTTTATGGAGATTTAAGAGATATTCCTTTCAAAAAAAACTTTTTTGATTGTATCATATCTCAATCAACCATCGAGCACATAGGTATGGATAATTCCATATATGGTTACGATATTGTGGACGATGAGAAATCAGAACAAAAATCCTATGACTACTTAAAGGTTATTGATGAAATGATAAGGGTTTTAAAACCTAATGGCACTTTGTTAATTACTTTTCCTTATGGAAAATTTGAAAACCATGGTTTTTTTCAGCAATTTGATGAAGAAATGCTCGATAAGATAACTGAGATTCTCCATAAATCAGGTCAAGCCGAATATGAATATTTTAAATACGAAAAAACAGGTTGGAGCTTTGCAAACCAAGAAGAACTAATAGATTACAAATCTTATAATCCTCATACAGGAAAAGGAAAAGGTACAGATGGTGCTGCTCATTGTAGAAGTATTTGCTGTATTAAGTTTAAAAAAAGTGCCTTTTAA
- a CDS encoding polysaccharide ABC transporter ATP-binding protein, with the protein MNHTILKVENISKQYRLGLVGTGTLTHDLNRFWHKIRGKEDPYLQIGAVNDRSANASSDYVWALQDINFEVKRGEILGIIGKNGAGKSTLLKILSRVTSPTTGSIKTKGRIASLLEVGTGMHPELTGRENIYLNGAILGMNKTEISSKIDEIIEFSGCQMYIDTPVKRYSSGMRVRLGFAVAAFLEPDILVVDEVLAVGDAEFQKKAIGKMQDISSTSGRTVLFVSHNMASINDLCTRCIVLENGSVKFDGNTALAIDQYLSINNESEQNSIYINPQPNTEADILKVSVLKNDKPNCNFGFDDEINVKIEFSITENLKKSFIGIRVVNFKNVNIFSSEKSLSEFEKGTHSLTVKIPSEFLVPNFYYINIGYHVPNVHLINYTEHAVEFHIEETGSDLSQFAGKDFGCVMVDCEWY; encoded by the coding sequence ATGAATCATACCATCCTCAAGGTTGAAAATATATCTAAACAATACCGTCTAGGCTTAGTAGGTACGGGAACTTTAACCCATGATTTAAATAGGTTCTGGCATAAAATACGAGGTAAAGAAGATCCTTATTTACAAATAGGTGCTGTAAATGATCGTAGCGCTAATGCTAGTTCAGATTATGTCTGGGCATTGCAAGACATTAATTTTGAAGTGAAGCGTGGAGAGATTCTTGGAATTATAGGTAAAAACGGCGCTGGTAAATCTACACTATTAAAAATCCTTTCTAGAGTAACGAGTCCTACTACGGGTAGTATAAAGACTAAAGGTCGTATAGCCAGTTTACTAGAAGTAGGAACAGGAATGCATCCAGAACTTACCGGTAGAGAAAATATTTACTTGAACGGTGCAATTTTAGGAATGAATAAAACAGAGATCTCTAGTAAGATCGATGAGATTATAGAATTCTCAGGTTGTCAAATGTATATTGATACACCAGTAAAAAGGTACTCTAGCGGTATGCGTGTACGATTAGGATTTGCTGTAGCGGCATTCTTAGAGCCAGATATTCTTGTGGTAGATGAGGTGCTTGCTGTAGGTGATGCTGAGTTTCAGAAAAAGGCTATTGGTAAGATGCAGGATATTTCTAGTACTAGTGGTAGGACGGTGCTGTTTGTGAGTCATAATATGGCTTCCATTAATGACCTTTGTACACGATGTATTGTTCTAGAAAATGGAAGTGTAAAATTTGATGGAAATACAGCTTTAGCCATAGACCAATATTTATCAATTAATAATGAATCTGAACAAAATTCAATTTACATAAATCCACAGCCTAATACAGAGGCCGATATTTTAAAGGTTTCCGTTTTAAAAAATGATAAACCCAATTGTAACTTTGGTTTCGATGACGAAATAAATGTAAAAATTGAGTTTTCAATAACAGAGAACCTTAAGAAATCTTTTATTGGAATACGCGTTGTTAATTTCAAAAACGTTAATATTTTCAGCTCAGAAAAGAGTTTGTCAGAATTTGAAAAAGGGACGCATAGCTTAACAGTTAAGATACCCTCAGAATTTCTAGTACCTAATTTTTATTATATAAATATAGGCTATCACGTGCCAAATGTTCATTTGATCAATTATACTGAACATGCTGTAGAATTTCATATTGAAGAAACGGGCTCAGATTTAAGTCAATTTGCTGGGAAAGATTTTGGTTGCGTCATGGTGGATTGTGAATGGTATTGA
- a CDS encoding glycosyltransferase family 2 protein, translated as MKLSIITINYNDVIGLERTIKSVLEQTASDYEYIIIDGNSTDGSKEIIAKYTHHFSYNSSEPDHGVYDAMNKGIKNATGDYLLFLNSGDTLFNPEVIEKVLPHLRSEHDLIYGDLYMVPTNQPSFKHTYPKSLDFTFFKQTSLGHPATFIKKELFEKHGNYRTDLHIVSDWAFFLKVICVGQATYKKIDLVVSNFYEGGISTTANNKAKHKAEIKKVLLEHYGLYNSSFDALLLTSQENDRIFGQVNPQLQLVTTNQYLLKILNKIIAFMAWILKKKRS; from the coding sequence ATGAAACTCTCCATAATTACTATCAATTATAACGACGTCATTGGACTGGAGCGCACTATAAAAAGTGTTCTAGAGCAAACGGCAAGCGATTATGAGTACATCATTATTGATGGTAATAGCACAGATGGTAGTAAAGAAATTATAGCAAAGTACACACATCATTTTAGTTATAATTCAAGTGAGCCAGATCATGGCGTTTATGATGCTATGAACAAAGGAATTAAAAATGCTACTGGAGATTACTTATTGTTTTTAAATAGTGGAGATACTTTATTTAATCCTGAGGTCATAGAAAAAGTGTTGCCTCACCTTAGAAGTGAGCACGACCTTATTTATGGAGATCTTTATATGGTACCTACAAACCAGCCTAGTTTTAAACACACCTATCCTAAATCATTAGATTTCACCTTTTTTAAACAGACTTCTTTAGGTCATCCAGCTACATTTATTAAGAAAGAATTGTTTGAAAAGCACGGCAACTATCGAACAGACTTACATATCGTGTCGGACTGGGCGTTCTTCTTAAAGGTGATTTGTGTAGGACAGGCAACCTATAAAAAGATAGATCTAGTCGTCTCTAACTTTTATGAAGGCGGCATCTCTACCACAGCAAACAATAAAGCAAAACATAAAGCTGAAATTAAAAAAGTGCTCCTAGAACATTACGGACTTTATAACTCGAGTTTTGATGCGTTGCTTTTAACAAGTCAGGAAAACGATCGCATATTTGGACAAGTGAATCCGCAGTTACAGTTGGTAACCACAAATCAGTATTTGCTTAAAATCTTAAATAAAATTATCGCTTTTATGGCGTGGATTTTAAAAAAGAAAAGGTCTTAA
- a CDS encoding glycosyltransferase family 2 protein: MLVSAIIPCFNAQSTVARAIESVLKQSVSVDEIIVINDGSTDNSLEVITQLHKDYEQIIVIDQKNQGVCVARNNGIKKALGIYILTLDSDDFFEPTFVEKALKKFEEDNNYGAVMCGYVRVVHGKKIMPYIPNEISFKSCLLNNGALACLLFKKAALIEAGLYDASMKDGYEDWDLNIRVLKNGYQYGIVREVLFNYVDSEQSRNDVATEKNIKLRMQLFHKYREDYELHQEYFFKEFIKENNRLVKENKRIKNSTSFKWSHAIITNVEKIKNIFKSN, encoded by the coding sequence ATGCTTGTATCTGCTATTATTCCATGTTTTAATGCGCAATCTACTGTAGCAAGAGCTATAGAGAGTGTGCTGAAACAAAGCGTTTCTGTAGACGAGATTATAGTCATAAATGATGGGTCTACTGATAATTCCTTAGAAGTAATTACCCAACTGCATAAAGATTACGAGCAGATAATCGTAATAGATCAGAAGAATCAAGGAGTTTGCGTGGCTAGAAATAATGGAATTAAAAAAGCATTAGGAATTTACATACTCACGCTAGACAGTGATGATTTTTTTGAACCGACCTTTGTAGAAAAAGCACTTAAAAAGTTTGAAGAAGATAATAATTATGGTGCTGTAATGTGCGGTTATGTACGTGTGGTGCATGGTAAGAAAATCATGCCTTATATTCCTAATGAAATATCGTTTAAATCATGCCTATTGAACAATGGCGCACTAGCCTGTCTGTTATTTAAAAAAGCAGCTTTAATAGAAGCAGGACTGTATGACGCCTCTATGAAAGATGGCTATGAAGACTGGGATCTAAACATAAGAGTATTAAAAAATGGTTATCAGTATGGAATCGTGAGAGAAGTCTTGTTCAATTATGTGGATAGCGAGCAATCTAGAAATGATGTAGCTACTGAAAAGAATATCAAATTAAGAATGCAACTATTTCACAAATACCGTGAGGATTATGAACTGCACCAGGAATATTTTTTTAAGGAGTTCATCAAGGAAAATAACAGACTCGTAAAAGAAAATAAGCGCATTAAAAACAGTACTTCTTTTAAATGGAGTCATGCGATAATTACGAACGTAGAAAAAATTAAGAATATATTTAAGTCCAATTAA
- a CDS encoding glycosyltransferase family 2 protein codes for MSKLSPKITVVVPCYNQANFLDEALESVLNQTFKYWECIIVNDGSTDDTEAIANKWVRKDTRFSYVFKENGGLSSARNKGIELSNCDYILPFDSDDRLHLEFLEKAMDVLKNNQNVEVLTTGVQHFGAKNNVLQLPKYSFERLLINNCFIACSIFKKSTFERVGGYDENLKSFEDWEFWIRALKDGGAHCEINEVLYYYRKHKSDSLSNRFRQDNQFYESLYDYVYKKHINLYDKYFPNFILLYDDYVNQVKFVQKVKGTFIFKIYHSLKSLFKR; via the coding sequence ATGTCTAAGTTAAGCCCAAAAATAACGGTTGTTGTTCCTTGTTATAATCAAGCGAACTTTTTAGATGAAGCTTTAGAGTCAGTCTTAAATCAAACGTTCAAATATTGGGAATGTATCATTGTTAATGATGGAAGCACAGATGATACTGAGGCTATTGCAAATAAATGGGTTAGAAAAGATACGAGATTCTCTTATGTCTTTAAGGAAAATGGTGGTTTGTCTAGCGCTAGGAATAAAGGTATAGAACTAAGTAATTGTGATTATATTTTACCATTTGATTCTGATGATAGGTTACATTTGGAGTTCCTAGAAAAGGCAATGGATGTTTTAAAAAATAATCAAAATGTAGAGGTCTTAACAACAGGAGTTCAGCATTTTGGAGCAAAAAATAATGTATTGCAACTACCTAAATACTCTTTTGAAAGGTTGCTAATTAATAACTGCTTTATAGCTTGTTCTATTTTCAAAAAATCAACTTTTGAAAGAGTTGGAGGTTATGATGAGAATTTGAAGTCTTTTGAAGATTGGGAATTTTGGATAAGAGCCTTAAAGGATGGTGGTGCACATTGTGAAATTAATGAAGTACTCTATTATTATAGAAAACATAAAAGTGATTCATTATCAAACCGCTTTCGTCAAGACAATCAATTTTATGAATCTCTATATGATTATGTCTACAAAAAGCATATAAATTTATATGATAAATATTTTCCTAATTTTATTTTACTTTATGATGATTATGTGAATCAAGTGAAGTTTGTGCAAAAAGTAAAAGGAACCTTTATTTTTAAAATATATCATTCCTTAAAAAGTTTATTTAAAAGATAA
- a CDS encoding glycosyltransferase family 2 protein — protein MKEPAPVDITVIIPCYNDGIYINDAVNSVLHQSLLPEKIIIIDDGSDEDTLQILKKIQSPLVQIIYQENTGVCGARNRAIKEATTSLILTLDADDYFEQTFIEKAYQVISTQEKIGVVCSYYEGFRTNGALTAVIKPLGGQVHNFLVQNNGVASALFRKSCWEAVNGYDVSFDKGYEDWDFWISILKNDWEMHVIPELLFKYRIKDKSRDQIAVALYNKELKMKIYDKHKDVYLEYIDRVYAQLIFKNQESMKNIVKLKNSKEYVLGNFILSPLKYFKNKLNS, from the coding sequence TTGAAAGAACCAGCTCCAGTTGATATTACCGTAATCATTCCATGTTATAATGATGGGATATACATTAATGACGCTGTGAATTCTGTACTGCATCAAAGTCTATTACCGGAAAAAATTATAATCATTGATGATGGGTCTGATGAAGATACATTGCAGATTTTGAAAAAAATTCAATCGCCTCTCGTTCAAATAATATATCAAGAAAACACAGGCGTTTGTGGTGCAAGAAACCGGGCTATAAAAGAAGCTACAACAAGCCTTATCCTTACTCTAGATGCTGACGATTATTTTGAACAGACTTTTATAGAAAAGGCTTATCAGGTGATTTCTACTCAAGAAAAAATAGGCGTTGTGTGTAGTTATTATGAAGGTTTTAGAACAAATGGTGCTCTTACTGCTGTGATAAAGCCGCTTGGTGGCCAAGTTCATAATTTCTTAGTTCAAAATAATGGGGTAGCATCGGCACTTTTTAGAAAATCTTGTTGGGAAGCAGTAAATGGGTATGATGTAAGTTTTGATAAAGGTTATGAAGATTGGGATTTCTGGATTTCTATTTTGAAAAATGACTGGGAAATGCATGTAATTCCTGAGTTACTCTTTAAATACAGAATTAAAGATAAGTCTCGTGATCAAATCGCTGTAGCTCTTTATAATAAGGAATTGAAAATGAAAATCTATGATAAACATAAAGACGTTTACCTAGAGTACATCGATAGAGTATATGCACAATTGATTTTCAAGAATCAAGAATCAATGAAAAATATTGTAAAATTAAAAAACAGTAAAGAGTATGTATTAGGGAATTTTATATTGAGTCCATTAAAGTATTTTAAAAATAAGTTGAACTCGTAA
- a CDS encoding glycosyltransferase family 2 protein, whose protein sequence is MSTRGYAKISIITPCYNSVEFIEQTILSVINQDYLNLEYIIVDGGSIDGTLDIVKKYDAHITHLISEPDSGMYDALNKGFQLSTGQIMTWINSDDMLLPNALKNMSELFTDLPQVNWIHGLNSFINLNGKVISQNEPKKFSFVKYLNRDYQFIQQESTFWRRPLWEKSGSRINTSLKYAGDFELWFRFFQHETIFTTHKAIGAWRKREGQLSDLHMNAYLKECDDIISNYTKTWQQKKNILILKLLYWLMNSLEKKELPFHFIKKRIKHIENEPATQIIFSKELNRYILN, encoded by the coding sequence ATGAGTACGCGTGGCTATGCTAAAATTTCCATCATCACTCCATGCTATAATTCAGTGGAGTTTATAGAGCAAACCATCCTTTCTGTAATTAATCAGGATTACCTCAATCTTGAATATATTATTGTAGATGGTGGTAGCATAGATGGAACTTTGGATATTGTTAAAAAATATGATGCTCATATTACCCATTTGATAAGCGAGCCAGATAGTGGTATGTATGATGCTTTAAATAAAGGCTTTCAATTATCTACAGGACAAATTATGACTTGGATCAATAGTGATGATATGTTGCTTCCAAATGCTCTTAAAAATATGAGCGAATTATTTACAGATTTACCTCAGGTAAATTGGATTCATGGATTAAACAGTTTTATAAACCTTAATGGAAAGGTAATAAGTCAAAATGAGCCTAAAAAATTTAGTTTTGTAAAGTACTTAAATCGAGATTACCAATTTATCCAGCAAGAGTCTACATTTTGGAGAAGACCATTATGGGAAAAGTCTGGAAGTAGAATTAATACCTCATTGAAATATGCAGGAGACTTTGAGCTATGGTTTCGTTTTTTTCAGCATGAAACGATTTTTACAACTCATAAAGCTATTGGTGCTTGGCGCAAAAGAGAAGGACAGTTGTCAGATCTTCACATGAATGCATATCTTAAGGAATGTGATGACATTATTTCAAATTATACCAAAACATGGCAGCAAAAAAAGAATATTCTGATATTAAAACTACTCTATTGGTTGATGAATTCATTAGAAAAAAAAGAGTTGCCTTTTCATTTTATTAAAAAAAGAATAAAGCATATTGAAAATGAACCTGCTACCCAAATTATTTTTTCTAAAGAACTCAATCGTTATATTTTAAATTAA
- a CDS encoding glycosyltransferase family 4 protein: MAQRVKVGLIYSYDENWIGGTYYILNLIHALQTLEEKDKPEITIFTDNQERFEELKHITKYSYLKFENFNLRLNRFQTFSNRVSKKIFKRNIFNTSNLKNATVDVLYPSPLNINFFHKIKHIAWIPDFQEIHLPDLFSSEEIKNRYKSHQNVARNADYVVFSSEDAQKDFKNLFPKATCHTFVLKFAVTHPSIEQLSFKNIQYRYKLDRPYFFSPNQFWTHKNHIVIIEALKIAIEKRPELLIVFSGKEFDNRTSGHVEKLKNLVASYKLENNVCFLGFIPREDQLLILRNAIAIIQPSLFEGWSTVVEDTKAQGNSLILSDIDVHREQVKNNVTFFNPEQADELAEIIIQDKRGFKSKEILDYSAVVKTFAKDFMELVFKASTY; encoded by the coding sequence ATGGCTCAAAGAGTAAAAGTAGGCTTAATATATTCCTATGACGAAAATTGGATAGGTGGTACTTATTATATTTTAAATTTAATACATGCACTTCAAACTTTAGAAGAAAAAGATAAGCCAGAGATTACAATTTTCACAGATAATCAGGAGCGATTTGAAGAATTAAAACATATTACTAAGTATTCTTACCTGAAGTTTGAAAATTTTAATTTGCGATTAAATCGTTTTCAAACTTTTAGTAATCGAGTCTCAAAAAAAATATTCAAGCGTAATATTTTCAATACATCAAATTTGAAAAATGCTACAGTTGATGTATTATACCCTAGTCCTTTAAATATCAATTTTTTTCATAAAATAAAACATATTGCTTGGATTCCAGATTTTCAAGAAATCCATCTGCCAGATTTGTTTTCAAGTGAAGAAATAAAAAACAGGTACAAAAGCCATCAAAATGTAGCTAGAAATGCAGACTATGTCGTATTCAGCAGTGAGGATGCGCAAAAAGATTTTAAAAACTTATTTCCCAAGGCAACTTGTCATACTTTTGTTCTCAAATTTGCAGTTACACATCCTTCAATAGAACAATTGTCTTTTAAAAATATCCAGTATAGATATAAGTTGGATAGACCCTATTTTTTTTCGCCTAATCAATTTTGGACTCATAAAAACCATATTGTTATTATTGAGGCGCTTAAGATAGCTATCGAAAAAAGACCTGAACTATTAATTGTTTTCTCAGGAAAAGAATTTGATAATAGAACATCTGGTCATGTAGAAAAGCTTAAAAATCTGGTAGCCTCATATAAACTGGAAAATAATGTATGTTTCTTAGGATTTATACCCAGAGAAGATCAACTTTTAATATTAAGAAATGCCATAGCCATTATCCAGCCATCTTTGTTTGAAGGTTGGAGTACTGTTGTAGAGGATACTAAGGCACAAGGAAATTCTTTGATTCTTTCAGATATAGATGTGCATCGTGAACAAGTAAAAAATAATGTAACCTTTTTTAACCCAGAACAAGCCGATGAGTTAGCCGAAATAATTATTCAGGATAAGCGTGGTTTTAAAAGTAAAGAAATACTCGATTATAGTGCGGTTGTTAAAACTTTTGCAAAGGACTTTATGGAGTTAGTTTTTAAAGCAAGTACTTATTAA
- a CDS encoding glycosyltransferase family 2 protein: MISIIIATYNRAAYIIETLISIKNQTYSDFECIIIDDGSTDHTDELVTAFVKNDDRFTYVLRPDTVLKGANHSRNYGYTLSNGDYVKFFDSDDVMLPEHLEISMKVLLEGKYDFVVGDCINFDTTGLLDRPYEIDRETAVLSAMNFAQFTTGWITNDLLVKREFADHLEFRGSIRDQASEYQYNIKLMLLTQNGFLINQILSHRRIHDDGFVVKARKDLVRFDQMNAELYYVTAVYIEDIAPDDVMKWLLSSHVKLNQKLTLIKKTPEYMSGATRLLVKYFGMKGYLYPLAMRLSKDTGKGYQLIKYIRS; encoded by the coding sequence ATGATTTCTATAATTATTGCTACCTATAATCGAGCAGCATATATCATTGAAACACTTATTTCCATAAAAAATCAAACCTATTCTGATTTTGAATGTATCATCATAGATGACGGCTCTACAGATCATACGGACGAGCTCGTAACAGCATTTGTAAAAAATGATGATCGATTCACCTATGTGCTAAGACCTGATACGGTTCTTAAAGGTGCAAATCATTCTAGAAACTATGGATATACACTATCAAATGGCGATTACGTAAAGTTTTTTGACAGTGATGACGTGATGTTACCAGAGCATCTGGAAATAAGCATGAAAGTCTTGCTAGAAGGCAAGTATGACTTTGTCGTAGGTGACTGTATAAATTTTGACACGACCGGTTTGCTGGATAGACCCTATGAAATTGATAGAGAAACGGCTGTTTTATCGGCCATGAATTTTGCTCAATTTACCACCGGATGGATTACCAATGATCTATTAGTAAAACGTGAATTTGCAGACCACTTGGAATTTAGGGGAAGCATAAGAGACCAAGCAAGTGAATACCAGTATAATATCAAACTCATGTTATTAACTCAAAATGGCTTTCTTATAAATCAAATTCTTTCTCATAGAAGAATTCATGATGATGGTTTTGTGGTAAAAGCAAGAAAGGACTTAGTAAGATTTGATCAAATGAATGCAGAGTTATATTATGTCACGGCAGTATATATTGAAGATATTGCTCCCGATGATGTAATGAAGTGGCTGTTATCCAGTCATGTGAAACTTAATCAGAAATTAACCTTAATTAAAAAAACACCAGAATACATGAGTGGTGCTACTAGATTACTTGTAAAGTATTTTGGTATGAAAGGATACCTGTATCCGCTAGCGATGCGATTGAGTAAAGATACAGGTAAAGGTTATCAACTAATCAAGTATATTCGTTCCTAA
- a CDS encoding NAD-dependent epimerase/dehydratase family protein, with translation MKILIIGSKGFIGSHCVDYFSSFAQVFECDVVTDYDNANYFLIDTVNADYKSCFDNHNYDLCINCSGAASVPDSVKQPLRDFNLNVLNVFKILDAIRQLNPSCKFINLSSAAVYGNPLSLPVVESQNLNPVSPYGYHKDMAENICREFHKLYDLNTCSVRVFSAYGPGLKKQLFWDLYKKSIDKDEVELFGTGNETRDFIYVTDLVHALKLIATGHSFNGESLNLGTGIETSIEDVVTTFYKELNYTGKIKFKGTNRIGDPINWVAQINKIADLGFQPQVSLSQGLHKYTEWLKE, from the coding sequence ATGAAAATCTTAATAATAGGTTCAAAAGGTTTTATAGGTTCTCATTGTGTGGACTATTTTTCTTCATTTGCTCAAGTTTTTGAATGTGATGTTGTTACCGACTATGATAATGCAAATTACTTCTTAATCGACACTGTAAATGCTGATTATAAATCTTGTTTTGATAATCATAACTATGATTTGTGTATCAACTGTTCTGGTGCAGCTAGCGTTCCGGACTCTGTAAAACAACCTTTAAGAGATTTTAATCTCAATGTGTTAAACGTCTTTAAAATTTTAGATGCTATAAGGCAGCTAAATCCTTCATGTAAATTTATCAATTTAAGTAGTGCTGCGGTTTACGGCAATCCTTTATCGCTGCCAGTGGTAGAATCTCAAAATTTAAATCCAGTTTCGCCATATGGTTATCATAAAGATATGGCTGAAAATATTTGTAGAGAATTTCATAAGTTATATGATTTAAATACTTGCTCAGTTCGTGTTTTCTCTGCTTACGGTCCTGGTTTAAAAAAGCAATTATTTTGGGATTTATATAAAAAATCAATAGATAAAGATGAAGTAGAGTTATTCGGTACAGGAAATGAAACGAGAGATTTTATATATGTTACTGATTTAGTCCATGCTTTGAAATTAATTGCTACTGGACATTCTTTTAATGGAGAATCACTTAATCTAGGAACAGGAATAGAAACTTCTATTGAAGATGTGGTAACTACTTTTTATAAAGAATTAAACTATACAGGAAAGATAAAGTTCAAAGGAACAAATAGAATAGGTGACCCTATCAACTGGGTTGCTCAAATTAATAAAATAGCCGATTTGGGTTTTCAACCTCAAGTTTCCTTATCTCAAGGCTTACATAAATACACAGAATGGCTCAAAGAGTAA
- a CDS encoding class I SAM-dependent methyltransferase → MVLLIVEVFAVLSLKKVPFKMTWEETIAFIRTKPEYQDLVTKAYFHEDLEFNINNFGKSKEFEETLAIIKEYAPDANSILDIGCGNGISSINFALKEYQVTAVEPDSSTTVGAGAIRTMKARLNLNNIKVYEAFAEDIKFEDNSFDIVYVRQAVHHSNDLNKFIGECLRVLKPGGLLFTIRDHVIFNESDKKWFLKSHPLQKYYGGENAYTSLQYRTAMTRAGGIIEKELKYYDSIINYFPETQQSLDRKVEEEEKRIRKKLADKLGFIGATGFMFHIYKMMFNFHPLNEEKIPGRMYSYIVLKQ, encoded by the coding sequence ATGGTGCTGCTCATTGTAGAAGTATTTGCTGTATTAAGTTTAAAAAAAGTGCCTTTTAAAATGACTTGGGAAGAAACCATAGCTTTTATCAGGACAAAGCCTGAGTATCAAGACCTCGTGACGAAAGCCTATTTTCATGAAGATTTAGAATTCAACATAAATAACTTTGGTAAAAGCAAAGAGTTTGAAGAAACACTAGCGATTATAAAAGAGTATGCTCCGGATGCAAATAGCATTCTTGATATAGGTTGCGGTAATGGGATAAGCTCTATAAATTTTGCTTTAAAAGAATATCAAGTCACCGCCGTAGAGCCAGATTCAAGCACTACCGTAGGTGCCGGAGCGATAAGAACAATGAAAGCACGACTCAATCTCAATAATATCAAGGTTTATGAGGCATTTGCAGAAGATATAAAATTTGAGGATAACAGTTTTGATATTGTTTATGTGAGACAAGCGGTACATCACTCCAATGATTTGAATAAATTCATAGGTGAGTGCTTAAGAGTTCTCAAACCTGGTGGCTTGTTGTTTACCATAAGAGACCATGTTATCTTCAATGAGAGTGACAAAAAATGGTTTTTAAAATCTCATCCCTTGCAAAAATATTATGGTGGTGAGAATGCTTACACTAGTTTGCAATACAGAACAGCCATGACTCGAGCTGGAGGAATTATCGAAAAAGAATTAAAATACTACGATAGTATAATTAATTATTTTCCAGAAACACAGCAGTCACTTGATAGAAAAGTAGAAGAAGAAGAAAAACGTATAAGAAAAAAGCTAGCAGATAAGTTAGGATTTATAGGAGCGACTGGTTTCATGTTTCATATTTATAAAATGATGTTTAACTTCCATCCTTTAAATGAAGAAAAGATTCCTGGACGTATGTATAGTTATATAGTATTAAAACAATGA